In the Gossypium raimondii isolate GPD5lz chromosome 9, ASM2569854v1, whole genome shotgun sequence genome, one interval contains:
- the LOC105797889 gene encoding basic leucine zipper 1, whose product MSNVPGMMSSGSEPDAQGVNVDEKKRKRMISNRESARRSRMKKQKLLEDLVTEVALLKVQIHKNTNKYEALMQKIVVLESENNALKVQQMELAQYLKNLQLMQTQMELLEFNLMNQPGRTLCDIIVDINEPPKVQSWQCHGSNQPAIMASTEMLNY is encoded by the coding sequence ATGTCGAATGTTCCGGGGATGATGAGCTCCGGGTCCGAACCCGATGCTCAAGGCGTTAACGTGGACGAGAAAAAACGAAAGAGGATGATATCGAACCGAGAATCAGCCCGACGATCACGGATGAAGAAGCAAAAGCTTTTGGAAGATTTGGTCACGGAAGTTGCTTTGTTGAAGGttcaaattcataaaaacacTAACAAATATGAAGCTTTGATGCAAAAGATTGTGGTTTTGGAATCAGAAAACAATGCTTTGAAGGTTCAACAAATGGAATTGGCTCAATACTTAAAAAACCTTCAACTGATGCAAACTCAAATGGAATTGTTGGAATTCAATTTGATGAATCAGCCTGGAAGAACCCTTTGTGACATAATTGTGGACATTAATGAACCCCCAAAAGTTCAGTCTTGGCAATGCCATGGTTCAAATCAGCCTGCAATTATGGCCTCTACTGAAATGTTGAACTATTGA